A region of Vibrio chagasii DNA encodes the following proteins:
- the leuO gene encoding transcriptional regulator LeuO, which yields MLEKKDAMSAIASYRMESTLRGVDLNLLTVFDAVMQEQNITRAAHNLGMSQPAVSNAVARLKVMFNDELFMRQGRGIQPTQRARQLFGPIRQALQLVRNELPSSVFSPESSSRLFKLAICSPCDMRFAPKIMSTINDQAPSVKLHMDAEFDRQLSERMRYQEIDFVIDYARFDEQGFSSTEIFQDELVVVASSSHPRINGEVTAEELLNEKHAKLSRIHGQRSFSEQAYRDLDCMPFYEGTSLSNVLYVVGQSELVTIAPRWMVEHAANKENLQILDFPFDNAAISGYLSWHESSEKDKGHIWLRDQLMMICGEVVALN from the coding sequence ATGTTAGAGAAAAAAGATGCAATGAGTGCTATTGCTAGCTACAGAATGGAAAGCACACTTCGTGGAGTAGACTTAAACCTTTTGACTGTATTCGACGCAGTAATGCAAGAACAAAACATTACACGTGCAGCTCACAACTTGGGTATGTCTCAGCCGGCTGTTAGTAATGCCGTAGCACGCTTAAAAGTGATGTTTAACGACGAACTATTTATGCGCCAAGGTCGTGGTATTCAACCGACTCAACGTGCACGCCAGTTGTTTGGTCCTATCCGCCAAGCACTACAATTAGTACGTAACGAATTACCAAGCTCTGTGTTCTCTCCAGAGTCGTCTTCTCGCCTGTTCAAGCTTGCGATTTGCAGCCCATGTGACATGCGTTTTGCACCTAAGATTATGTCGACAATTAACGATCAAGCACCGAGTGTAAAACTGCACATGGATGCTGAATTCGATCGTCAACTTTCTGAGCGTATGCGCTACCAAGAAATCGACTTCGTTATTGATTACGCTCGCTTCGATGAGCAAGGTTTCTCTAGTACTGAGATCTTCCAAGACGAATTGGTTGTGGTTGCTTCTTCTTCTCACCCACGCATTAACGGCGAAGTGACAGCTGAAGAGCTATTGAACGAGAAGCACGCGAAACTGTCTCGCATTCACGGTCAACGCAGCTTCTCTGAGCAAGCTTACCGTGACCTAGACTGCATGCCTTTCTACGAAGGTACGAGCCTAAGCAACGTACTTTACGTTGTTGGTCAATCTGAGCTAGTAACGATTGCGCCTCGCTGGATGGTAGAGCACGCAGCAAACAAAGAGAATCTACAAATCCTAGATTTCCCATTCGATAATGCGGCAATCTCTGGCTACCTAAGCTGGCATGAATCAAGTGAAAAGGACAAGGGACACATTTGGTTACGAGATCAACTAATGATGATCTGTGGCGAAGTAGTGGCGCTTAACTAA
- a CDS encoding glycosyltransferase, translated as MKILYGVQGTGNGHIARARAMAVAFRQQNIDVDFLFSGREASKYFSMEEFGNYQVRNGLTFYSEQGQVKYGKTFIKNNIWRFLNEVKQIDLTPYDLVLNDFEPVTAWAAKRQGVPCIGISHQNAFRYDVPKEGGNWIEHSVIQYFAPTEHSIGLHWYHFEQPILPPIVHTLAHNEQTQAPQDFTLVYLPFEDLEAISELLMKFVSHSFVCYHPNVIEPSQVENITFKPLSHAGFQFDLNQCSGVVANGGFELPSEALTLGKKLLLKPLDGQFEQQSNVATLEALGLAQTMSFLDPAILRSWLNEKQAEVVSYPDVASALVEWVLAGNWANQDDLRKQLWEKVDFPSYASLT; from the coding sequence ATGAAAATACTATACGGCGTACAAGGCACTGGGAATGGTCACATTGCACGCGCAAGGGCAATGGCCGTTGCGTTTCGTCAGCAGAACATTGATGTTGATTTTCTCTTTTCAGGCCGAGAAGCGAGCAAGTACTTCTCGATGGAAGAGTTTGGTAACTACCAAGTTCGTAACGGCTTAACTTTTTATAGTGAGCAGGGGCAGGTTAAGTATGGAAAGACATTCATCAAGAATAATATCTGGCGTTTTCTCAATGAGGTTAAACAGATAGATCTTACACCGTATGACTTGGTGCTCAATGATTTTGAACCTGTAACAGCTTGGGCGGCCAAAAGGCAGGGCGTTCCTTGTATTGGTATCAGCCACCAAAATGCTTTTCGCTATGATGTGCCTAAAGAGGGAGGGAATTGGATTGAGCACTCTGTGATTCAATACTTTGCGCCAACAGAGCACTCTATCGGTTTGCATTGGTATCATTTTGAGCAACCAATCTTGCCGCCTATCGTTCATACCTTAGCTCACAACGAGCAGACTCAAGCGCCACAGGATTTCACATTGGTCTATTTGCCGTTTGAGGATCTTGAAGCGATTTCAGAGCTATTAATGAAGTTTGTTTCGCACAGTTTTGTTTGTTATCACCCAAACGTGATTGAGCCTAGCCAAGTCGAAAACATTACCTTCAAACCACTCAGTCATGCGGGTTTCCAATTCGACCTAAATCAGTGCTCTGGTGTGGTGGCTAATGGTGGATTTGAACTGCCATCTGAAGCGCTGACTCTGGGCAAGAAACTATTGCTTAAACCACTTGATGGACAGTTTGAACAGCAGAGCAATGTGGCCACACTAGAGGCACTTGGATTAGCTCAAACAATGAGCTTTCTTGATCCGGCGATCTTGCGTAGTTGGCTCAACGAAAAACAAGCTGAAGTTGTCTCTTATCCAGATGTCGCTAGTGCGCTTGTTGAGTGGGTTTTAGCCGGGAATTGGGCCAATCAAGATGACCTAAGAAAACAGCTTTGGGAGAAGGTGGACTTTCCGAGCTACGCATCACTCACCTAA
- a CDS encoding phosphatase PAP2 family protein yields MRTIEPIVRWDVAFSVFCLKNRFSGQHATVSKAISHTGDGHLYILIALIALLADSKTGSDFLIVGLTAFAIELPIYWFAKNTLKRRRPAEFSSLLHSHIVPSDKYSLPSGHAAAAFVMATLIGHFYPSLYLFSLAWAIAIASSRILLGVHFLTDVLIGAALGMACTSLAISLVL; encoded by the coding sequence ATGCGTACTATCGAACCTATTGTCCGCTGGGATGTGGCATTTTCTGTTTTCTGTTTGAAGAACCGTTTTAGTGGTCAACACGCTACAGTTAGCAAGGCGATCTCTCATACAGGTGATGGTCACCTCTATATATTGATTGCTTTGATTGCACTGTTAGCCGATAGCAAAACTGGCAGTGATTTTCTGATAGTGGGCTTAACCGCCTTCGCTATTGAATTACCGATTTACTGGTTTGCGAAAAATACCCTCAAACGTCGCAGGCCCGCGGAATTCTCTTCTCTACTTCACTCTCATATTGTCCCATCAGATAAGTACAGCCTGCCATCTGGGCATGCCGCTGCTGCTTTTGTTATGGCGACATTAATCGGGCATTTCTATCCGAGCTTATATCTATTTAGTTTGGCTTGGGCTATCGCGATTGCTAGCTCCCGAATACTGCTCGGTGTGCACTTCTTAACGGATGTACTCATTGGTGCAGCTTTGGGGATGGCGTGTACCAGTCTCGCTATTAGCCTCGTTCTTTAA
- a CDS encoding efflux RND transporter permease subunit, translating into MIKFFSRHPTAANLLMLGLLILGLSSLSTIKRETFPAYDPPYIMAAIVYPGASPQEVEESLCVRMEDAVDGLANIEETQCEAIEGSARLILKLNEKADIGRMLVDVQTQINSINDFPTEIESPVVQELDWNEPVVDIAITADTSWPELKAYAEDLKRTMKLDYDVSLVDVSGFSDHQYRVELDTQAIRQLGLSVGDIADQIGRQNVKLPSGNVETPDKNFLIRFDERRITPVELESIVVGSASNGSVIRLRDIAKITDRFELDEQKVLFDGKPSALLKISKNKEDDALRIKERVTQFVEDQRAIAPDGVTLQMTNDLSSVLWDRLTMMVRNGWQGIVLVFATMWLFFSLRYSFWVAAGLPVAFLGGLFLMANLGLSINIMSLVGLLMAIGIMMDDAIVIAESIASHLDRGQNVDDAVYNGVKKVLPGVLSSFLTTVCIFGSLLFLDGEMGAVLKAVPQVLILVLSLSLIEAFLILPNHLSHSLHKEKNDKPALRFKTVLLDKFENFRNTTLMNMVEKVVTFRYAFMGGVLTLLLLSIALIAGGIVKFQPFPELDGDIAEARIILPPGASLSQTERVVDKIVASAERLNEQWSEEVEEGNTLVEHITSQFNANADANESGPHLATVRLDLRGAESRNTVIDDFIDAWREDIGELADPISLVFKQPTMGPGGRAIEIRAKHDDLNALKAASLDIQAYLNEFDGVHGVLDDMRMGKEEILVKLRPGAETYNVNGQMIASQLRAAFFGQTADEIQIGVENISIEVRLDKEQAGDIQQLANFPIITADGSQIPLATLATLDFQRNYVRIQRIDGLRTISIFGDIDNKKASSAAILAQFQKDEAPKLIQKYPGLRFDFEGEAKDAAKTGASMGKGFLLGLFGVFAILSYQFRSYLEPVVVMLAIPLAFIGVVVGHWVLGHSLSMPSMMGFVSLAGIVVNDSILLVQYIRHHVDEGDSVHDSVVKASRERFRAVFLTSMTTAAGLLPLLTETSLQAQVIQPLVISIVFGIFASTLLVLFMIPAAYAILADFGLVKKHEPLFAVEC; encoded by the coding sequence ATGATCAAGTTCTTCTCAAGACACCCAACCGCAGCCAACTTGTTGATGCTTGGGTTGTTGATATTGGGTTTGAGTTCGTTATCCACTATCAAACGTGAAACCTTTCCTGCCTACGATCCACCTTACATTATGGCAGCGATTGTTTATCCGGGGGCTTCCCCACAGGAGGTCGAAGAGAGCCTGTGTGTGCGAATGGAAGACGCGGTCGATGGTTTAGCGAACATTGAAGAAACCCAATGTGAGGCGATAGAAGGCAGCGCACGTCTAATTCTCAAGCTCAATGAGAAAGCGGATATCGGACGAATGCTGGTGGATGTGCAAACTCAGATCAACTCGATCAACGACTTTCCTACAGAGATTGAATCACCTGTCGTACAAGAGCTGGATTGGAATGAGCCAGTCGTTGATATCGCGATTACTGCGGACACCTCTTGGCCGGAACTGAAGGCATACGCTGAAGATCTTAAACGCACAATGAAGCTCGATTACGATGTTTCACTGGTTGATGTCAGCGGATTCTCTGATCACCAATATCGCGTTGAGCTAGATACTCAAGCGATTCGCCAACTCGGTTTGAGTGTTGGTGATATTGCTGATCAAATTGGTCGTCAGAATGTGAAACTGCCGAGTGGTAACGTTGAAACGCCAGACAAAAACTTTCTGATTCGCTTCGATGAAAGGCGTATCACGCCCGTGGAACTGGAAAGCATTGTAGTAGGTTCGGCGTCAAATGGCTCTGTGATCCGTTTACGAGATATTGCTAAGATCACCGACCGCTTTGAGCTTGATGAGCAGAAGGTGTTGTTTGATGGTAAACCTTCTGCGCTGCTTAAAATCAGCAAGAACAAAGAAGATGATGCACTCAGAATTAAAGAGCGTGTCACTCAGTTTGTCGAGGACCAGCGTGCAATTGCACCTGATGGCGTGACTCTGCAAATGACCAACGATCTCTCCTCCGTATTGTGGGATCGCCTGACTATGATGGTGCGCAACGGTTGGCAAGGTATCGTGCTAGTATTCGCTACTATGTGGTTGTTCTTCAGCTTACGTTATTCATTTTGGGTTGCAGCAGGCTTGCCGGTAGCGTTTCTTGGCGGATTATTCTTGATGGCCAATTTAGGACTGTCTATCAACATTATGTCATTGGTCGGTTTGTTGATGGCAATCGGTATTATGATGGATGACGCCATTGTGATCGCCGAATCGATAGCTTCCCACCTCGACCGAGGGCAAAACGTCGATGACGCGGTCTACAACGGCGTTAAGAAAGTACTTCCCGGCGTGTTGTCTTCCTTTTTAACGACAGTGTGTATCTTCGGTAGCTTATTATTTCTCGATGGGGAAATGGGCGCGGTACTCAAAGCCGTTCCACAGGTGCTGATCTTGGTGCTGTCGTTGAGCTTGATCGAAGCTTTCTTAATTCTGCCTAATCACCTGTCGCATTCGCTACACAAAGAGAAAAACGATAAGCCAGCGCTGCGCTTCAAAACGGTGTTGCTAGATAAGTTTGAGAATTTCCGCAATACCACCTTGATGAATATGGTCGAGAAAGTGGTGACCTTCCGCTATGCCTTCATGGGTGGAGTGTTGACCTTACTACTTCTGTCTATTGCTTTGATTGCAGGTGGTATTGTCAAATTTCAACCATTCCCAGAGCTTGATGGTGATATTGCTGAGGCGCGTATTATCCTTCCTCCGGGAGCTTCATTGTCTCAAACCGAGAGAGTGGTCGACAAAATTGTGGCGTCTGCCGAGCGTTTGAATGAGCAGTGGAGCGAAGAAGTTGAAGAGGGCAACACGCTCGTCGAACATATCACCAGCCAGTTCAATGCAAATGCCGATGCCAACGAGTCTGGCCCGCACTTGGCTACCGTGCGCCTAGATCTTCGGGGTGCTGAGAGCCGTAATACGGTGATTGATGATTTCATTGATGCATGGCGAGAGGATATCGGTGAACTTGCGGATCCAATCTCACTGGTTTTCAAGCAACCAACCATGGGGCCGGGTGGACGAGCGATAGAAATCCGTGCCAAGCATGATGATCTTAATGCACTGAAAGCCGCCTCTCTGGATATTCAAGCTTACTTGAATGAGTTTGATGGTGTTCATGGTGTGCTTGATGACATGCGTATGGGTAAAGAAGAGATCTTGGTTAAGCTTCGCCCAGGTGCTGAAACCTACAATGTGAACGGGCAGATGATTGCATCTCAACTGCGTGCTGCCTTCTTTGGCCAGACAGCGGATGAGATTCAAATCGGTGTTGAGAATATCTCAATAGAGGTGCGTCTTGATAAAGAGCAAGCGGGCGACATACAGCAGCTGGCTAACTTCCCAATCATTACCGCGGACGGCAGCCAAATTCCGTTAGCTACGCTGGCGACGCTCGATTTCCAGCGTAATTACGTACGTATCCAACGCATTGACGGGCTGAGAACCATTAGTATCTTTGGTGATATTGATAATAAGAAAGCGAGTTCTGCAGCGATCTTGGCTCAGTTCCAAAAAGATGAAGCACCTAAACTTATTCAGAAGTACCCAGGCTTACGTTTTGACTTCGAAGGGGAAGCGAAGGATGCAGCCAAGACGGGTGCATCGATGGGTAAAGGCTTCTTGCTCGGTCTATTTGGTGTGTTTGCGATTCTGAGTTATCAATTCAGAAGTTATTTGGAGCCTGTGGTTGTGATGCTCGCGATTCCATTAGCCTTTATCGGTGTGGTGGTAGGTCACTGGGTGCTTGGCCACTCGTTAAGTATGCCAAGTATGATGGGCTTTGTGTCGCTCGCTGGGATTGTAGTTAACGACTCTATCTTACTCGTTCAATACATTCGTCATCACGTTGATGAAGGAGATAGCGTGCATGACTCGGTAGTGAAAGCGAGTCGCGAGCGTTTCCGTGCCGTGTTCTTGACCTCAATGACGACGGCAGCAGGTTTGTTGCCTCTGCTCACTGAAACCAGCTTGCAAGCTCAGGTTATTCAGCCTTTAGTAATCTCGATCGTATTTGGCATCTTTGCCTCAACCTTGCTAGTGCTGTTTATGATCCCAGCAGCCTACGCGATCTTGGCGGATTTTGGTTTAGTGAAAAAGCACGAGCCACTCTTCGCTGTAGAGTGTTAA
- a CDS encoding HlyD family secretion protein, which translates to MRINKKLLFFPALAVGVIGLVVAINLKPDLPTKPAGDRARLVETVSLEKQMIAPLAVGFGKVVPKVEWKAIAEVTGQIVYRHPDLEKGQVIPAGTEVLKIDPLDYELKLVQAEADLKSSQTSLEKLNQEEENLKQTLKIEKNRLVISNKELQRKQDLRKKGLTSQSDVDLQQQSALSQQKLVLDIQNQIALMPDEKRVAQAVIKVNVSKVKEAQRSLDKTTITLPRPMRIAQVDIEQNQVVNLQQEMFIAHGIDVMEVEAQLSIHDMQTLASSFTQFPRDAAGIPKPYQTPAKASIQLNSGSLNLTWPAKVARISETVDENQATAGIILEINQDYSALQPNSATPLVNGMFVKAEIEGLANPSWVVPERALHGDKIYLMDENQRLKVVNVEVLYRRDNQVVIRGELQAGDKLVLNDVLPAIEGMLLKESGSNDDELSVSSEEIAS; encoded by the coding sequence ATGAGAATAAATAAAAAGCTCCTTTTCTTCCCAGCCTTAGCCGTTGGTGTGATTGGTCTAGTAGTGGCGATTAACTTAAAACCAGATTTACCAACTAAGCCTGCTGGCGACAGGGCGCGCTTGGTTGAAACTGTCAGTTTAGAGAAGCAGATGATCGCGCCGTTGGCGGTTGGTTTTGGCAAAGTGGTACCTAAGGTTGAATGGAAAGCGATTGCCGAAGTAACAGGACAGATCGTTTATCGACACCCCGATCTTGAGAAAGGGCAAGTGATCCCTGCAGGAACTGAAGTGCTTAAGATCGATCCTTTGGATTACGAGTTGAAATTAGTACAAGCCGAAGCGGATCTTAAATCGAGCCAGACTTCACTAGAGAAACTGAATCAAGAAGAAGAGAACCTGAAACAAACACTGAAGATCGAAAAAAATCGTTTAGTGATCAGTAATAAAGAGCTACAACGAAAGCAAGATCTGCGTAAGAAAGGGCTGACCTCTCAGTCCGATGTCGATCTACAACAACAGAGCGCACTCTCCCAACAGAAATTGGTGTTAGACATACAGAACCAAATCGCTTTGATGCCAGATGAAAAGCGTGTCGCGCAAGCGGTGATTAAGGTGAATGTCTCTAAAGTAAAAGAAGCGCAACGCTCTTTAGATAAAACCACCATCACCTTGCCTAGACCAATGCGAATCGCTCAAGTTGATATTGAACAGAATCAAGTGGTTAATCTACAGCAAGAGATGTTCATTGCTCATGGGATTGACGTTATGGAGGTTGAGGCACAACTTTCTATTCACGATATGCAAACTTTAGCCTCAAGCTTTACTCAGTTTCCTCGCGATGCAGCAGGCATTCCAAAGCCATATCAAACACCAGCTAAGGCAAGCATTCAGTTGAACAGTGGCAGCTTAAATCTCACTTGGCCAGCCAAGGTCGCACGAATCAGTGAGACTGTGGATGAAAACCAAGCGACAGCGGGCATCATCCTTGAAATCAATCAAGACTATTCTGCGCTTCAGCCAAATAGTGCCACGCCTTTAGTGAATGGTATGTTCGTCAAAGCGGAGATTGAAGGCTTAGCCAATCCAAGCTGGGTTGTGCCTGAACGTGCCTTACATGGCGATAAGATTTATTTGATGGATGAGAACCAGCGCCTGAAGGTTGTGAATGTCGAAGTACTTTACCGCCGAGATAACCAAGTGGTGATTCGTGGTGAATTACAGGCGGGAGACAAACTGGTTCTTAACGACGTTCTACCTGCCATTGAAGGCATGCTGCTGAAAGAGTCTGGTTCAAATGATGATGAGCTTTCCGTTAGCAGTGAGGAGATCGCTTCATGA
- a CDS encoding TetR/AcrR family transcriptional regulator — protein sequence MAGRKAGRPQQYLDVRQLLIEHARDLFVVQPYDKVSTRLIAERAGVNIAMIRYYFGNKAGLFEAMLRETLRPMQLQMHKLVEESSHENFLDLMRTYYKEMVKVPKFPRLIAQVMNMPPSEVQRELLEKVFLDVTKPAQDVIFEKLMAQGVLRKDMDPKLCRVSYISLMVFPFIAPPPLLAIHGIELNEAFLNRLIEHNIQLMTEGFINAPSPSSLQEPNNENK from the coding sequence ATGGCAGGGCGTAAAGCAGGACGACCGCAGCAGTATCTCGATGTCAGGCAGTTGCTGATTGAGCATGCTCGTGATCTGTTCGTCGTTCAACCATATGACAAGGTATCCACTCGTTTAATTGCTGAACGAGCCGGAGTGAATATCGCGATGATTCGTTATTACTTTGGTAATAAAGCAGGGTTGTTTGAAGCAATGCTGCGTGAAACCTTACGACCAATGCAGCTCCAGATGCATAAGCTGGTAGAAGAGAGTAGCCACGAGAACTTTCTCGATTTAATGCGGACTTACTACAAAGAGATGGTCAAGGTTCCTAAGTTTCCTCGCTTAATTGCCCAAGTGATGAATATGCCGCCTTCAGAGGTGCAGAGAGAACTGCTAGAGAAGGTCTTTCTCGATGTCACTAAACCTGCCCAAGATGTCATTTTTGAAAAGCTGATGGCACAAGGCGTTTTGCGGAAGGATATGGATCCTAAGCTCTGCCGCGTGTCGTATATAAGTTTAATGGTATTTCCGTTTATAGCACCACCGCCTTTACTGGCTATTCATGGCATCGAGCTTAATGAAGCTTTTCTGAACCGATTAATCGAACACAACATTCAACTGATGACGGAAGGCTTTATCAATGCACCAAGCCCTTCATCTTTGCAGGAACCCAATAATGAGAATAAATAA
- the leuA gene encoding 2-isopropylmalate synthase, which translates to MNDQVIIFDTTLRDGEQALAASLTVKEKLQIAYALERLGVDVIEAGFPVSSPGDFESVQTIAKNIKDSRICALSRAVAKDIDAAAEALKVAEQFRIHTFISTSTVHVQDKLRRSYDDVVEMAVKAVKHARNYTDDVEFSCEDAGRTPIDNLCRMVEAAINAGAKTINIPDTVGYTVPNEFGGIIKTLFDRVPNIDQAIISVHCHDDLGMSVANSIAAVQAGARQVEGTINGIGERAGNCSLEEIAMIIKTRQELLGVHTGLDHQEIHRTSKLVSQLCHMPIQDNKAIVGANAFSHSSGIHQDGMLKNKNTYEIMTPESIGLKNKALNLTSRSGRAAVKSHMDAMGYKDNEYSLDSLYEDFLKLADRKGQVFDYDLEALMHFANLRDEDDFYKLNYLSVQSGSVMSTTSIKLQCGDEEKCEAAVGNGPVDALYQCIYRLTGYEIVLDKFDLTAKGEGEDGLGQADIIANYKGRKYHGTGVSTDIVEASGQALLHVINSIQRADTIAEMKQQKIATV; encoded by the coding sequence ATGAACGATCAAGTGATAATTTTTGATACGACTTTACGTGACGGCGAGCAGGCTCTAGCTGCAAGCCTGACAGTAAAAGAGAAGTTACAAATTGCTTATGCACTTGAAAGACTGGGTGTGGACGTAATCGAAGCTGGCTTCCCGGTATCATCTCCGGGTGATTTTGAGTCAGTACAAACTATCGCAAAGAACATCAAAGATAGTCGTATCTGTGCGCTTTCTCGTGCGGTAGCGAAAGATATCGATGCAGCAGCTGAAGCGTTAAAAGTGGCTGAGCAGTTCCGTATTCATACCTTTATTTCTACTTCGACAGTACACGTACAAGACAAGCTTCGTCGCAGCTACGATGACGTGGTAGAGATGGCAGTCAAAGCCGTAAAACACGCACGTAACTACACAGATGATGTTGAGTTTTCTTGTGAAGATGCAGGTCGTACGCCTATCGACAATCTATGTCGCATGGTTGAAGCTGCCATTAACGCGGGCGCAAAAACCATCAACATTCCAGATACAGTGGGCTACACAGTGCCTAACGAGTTTGGCGGTATTATCAAAACGCTATTTGACCGCGTACCAAATATCGACCAAGCAATCATCTCTGTTCACTGTCACGATGACTTAGGCATGTCGGTTGCTAACTCAATCGCAGCGGTACAAGCGGGTGCTAGACAAGTTGAAGGTACCATTAACGGCATTGGTGAGCGTGCGGGTAACTGTTCTTTAGAAGAGATCGCAATGATCATCAAAACTCGCCAAGAGTTGTTAGGCGTTCACACTGGCCTAGATCACCAAGAGATCCACCGCACCAGTAAGTTGGTGAGCCAGCTTTGCCACATGCCTATCCAAGATAATAAAGCGATCGTTGGCGCTAACGCATTCAGCCACTCTTCAGGTATCCACCAAGATGGCATGCTAAAGAACAAAAACACTTACGAGATCATGACTCCTGAGTCTATTGGCTTGAAAAACAAAGCATTGAACCTAACAAGCCGTAGTGGTCGTGCTGCTGTTAAGAGCCACATGGACGCAATGGGTTACAAAGACAACGAATACAGCCTAGATTCATTGTACGAAGACTTCTTGAAGCTTGCTGACCGTAAAGGCCAAGTCTTCGATTACGACTTAGAAGCATTAATGCACTTCGCAAATCTACGTGACGAAGATGACTTCTACAAACTTAACTACCTAAGCGTACAATCTGGTAGTGTAATGTCTACAACCAGCATCAAGCTGCAATGTGGTGATGAAGAGAAGTGCGAAGCCGCTGTAGGTAACGGCCCAGTTGACGCACTATACCAATGTATCTACCGCTTAACTGGCTACGAAATCGTACTAGACAAGTTCGACCTAACCGCGAAAGGCGAAGGTGAAGACGGTTTGGGCCAAGCAGACATCATTGCTAACTATAAAGGTCGTAAGTACCACGGCACAGGCGTTTCAACGGATATCGTTGAAGCTTCTGGTCAGGCGCTATTGCACGTTATCAACAGCATTCAACGTGCAGACACCATTGCTGAAATGAAGCAGCAAAAAATCGCGACAGTTTAA
- the leuB gene encoding 3-isopropylmalate dehydrogenase, giving the protein MTDKSYKIAVLPGDGIGPEVMQQAHKVLDAIEKKHAISFSREEYDVGGIAIDNHGCPLPESTVKGCEESDAVLFGSVGGPKWEHLPPNDQPERGALLPLRKHFQLFCNLRPAQIHKGLESFSPLRADISERGFDIVVVRELTGGIYFGQPKGREGEGATEKAFDTEVYHRYEIERITKIAFESARLRNKNVYSIDKANVLQSSILWREVVEEIAKDYPDVTLNHMYIDNATMQLIKDPSQFDVMLCSNIFGDIISDECAMITGSMGMLPSASLNESNFGLYEPAGGSAPDIAGKNIANPVAQILSAALMLRYSLGEEAAAQDIETAVSKALSAGELTADLAGDKQALTTSEMGDKIAEYILAS; this is encoded by the coding sequence ATGACTGATAAATCATACAAAATTGCCGTACTACCTGGTGATGGCATTGGCCCAGAAGTAATGCAGCAAGCACATAAGGTGCTAGACGCGATCGAAAAGAAGCATGCTATTAGCTTCTCTCGCGAAGAGTATGATGTTGGTGGTATTGCAATTGATAACCACGGTTGCCCACTACCAGAGTCCACAGTGAAAGGTTGTGAAGAGTCTGACGCAGTACTTTTCGGCTCAGTTGGTGGTCCTAAGTGGGAACACCTTCCACCAAATGACCAACCTGAGCGTGGTGCCCTACTACCACTACGTAAACACTTCCAACTGTTCTGTAACCTACGCCCTGCGCAAATTCACAAGGGTTTAGAGTCTTTCTCTCCACTTCGTGCTGATATCTCTGAGCGCGGTTTTGACATCGTGGTAGTACGCGAACTAACTGGCGGTATCTACTTCGGTCAACCTAAAGGTCGTGAAGGTGAAGGCGCAACTGAAAAGGCGTTTGATACTGAGGTTTACCACCGCTACGAAATCGAACGTATTACTAAGATTGCTTTTGAATCTGCACGCCTACGTAACAAAAACGTCTACTCAATCGATAAAGCGAACGTTCTACAGAGCTCTATCTTGTGGCGCGAAGTAGTTGAAGAGATCGCAAAAGATTACCCAGATGTAACGCTAAACCACATGTACATCGACAACGCGACCATGCAGCTAATCAAAGATCCTTCTCAGTTTGACGTCATGCTGTGTTCAAACATCTTCGGCGACATCATTTCTGATGAGTGCGCAATGATCACTGGTTCTATGGGTATGCTTCCTTCTGCAAGCTTGAACGAAAGCAACTTCGGTCTATACGAACCTGCGGGCGGCAGTGCACCAGACATCGCAGGCAAGAACATCGCAAACCCGGTTGCACAGATTCTTTCTGCAGCACTAATGCTTCGTTACAGCCTAGGCGAAGAAGCAGCAGCGCAAGATATTGAAACAGCGGTATCTAAAGCGCTTTCAGCAGGCGAACTAACAGCAGACCTAGCAGGTGATAAACAAGCACTAACCACCTCTGAGATGGGTGACAAGATTGCAGAGTACATCTTAGCTTCATAA